TATCCTTTTTGTTTGAGCAACTTGCTGCAAGATTCTCCAGCTTGGATAGCCAAGGGTTTGGTTGACATTATTCATCCCCAGATATATCGCCCTAATTTCTTGGGCTACAGTCAAGAAGTAAAAAAAATATGTCAGACTTTTAAGGGCGATTCATTAGCCAAATTTGCCCCAGGAATTGCCTTTACTGCTAATGGCAAAGATGTTAGCACTAAAGATTTAATTAAGTGTATCAAAGCTAATCGCGATCGCCATTTAAGTGGACAAGTATTCTTTCATTATGAAGGCTTGAGGAAAAATAATGACCGAGTTGCGATCGCTTTATCTAATGCTGGTTATGATTCCATAACCAGTTTACCAAAATACTTTAGCTAAAGGTTCGTATACCTGTAAATTTGGGGGATCTAGGGTGGGTGGAAATGAGAAAAAACCTCGCGCCGAAGCAAAGCGCAAGACAAAGGCGCATTGACGCTGACCTAGCAAGAGAATGCTTTTTGATGTCTAACCCTTTAGAGAGACTATTTCATTCTGAATCTAATGTACCAAGAAATCAACTCGCGAGTTGGCTGAAATCTTAAGTCCGTTTAAACGGATTTTTTCTGTTAGACAGAGAATTTATTCTCTGCTTTAGGGAGTCTATTTTTGATAAAGATCTTACTATAGTTGTTCGCAAAAACAGATCTAAAACATCAGCGTTTACATAAACTTAGCCAGGCGTTTTTGATCTAAGCAGTTTTTTTGTCTTTGATTGATAGTGCTATCAATAATCTCCCACTGTTCTGGAGAGATTTCTCTACCATTCCAAACTACTTGAGGATTAGTGGATGTATAGCAGAAAGTTATTGAAAAACGTTCGTCCAAGGTAGGAGGTTGAGCGCGATGAAAAACACTAGCAGTATCACTAATGATGACAGTTCCTTTTTTAGCTAAACAAGTAGTCCAATCTGATTTTGCTACTGCCGTTGCCATTTTTTCATCAGATACATAGCCTGAATTATCATAATTTAGTTTCTTAACTGCTTGGGTGGTTAAGCTGCGACTAATGTATTCATAAGGGCCACCTCCAGCAACTACATCATTAAGATAAATAATTATTTTGATAGTGCAACGATCTTCAAAATCAATATGCCATCGTCTAACACCTGAGGGTTTACCATCGGCAATGCTTCTACGCATCGCAAAAAACTGATACAGTATCGGCAATCCAACATAATTTTCAATTATATTCAGTAGTTTCGGCTCTAATGCCCAAAATAATATTTCCAGAAATTCTCTTAAATCTTCTTGACTAGAGCCAACTTCACAGCTATTGCTCGAATGTGCATTAGATAGTGGATTTTGAAGATTGTTTGCCAAAGACAATGCTGTTCGCATCATTTCCTCTGTTGAAGGCAATGCTAAATCCTCTAAATGAATCATGCAAGAGCCTTCTTCCCGCAAAGTTTTCACAATTGAAAGACCTTGGTCATCAAGTTCAGGTAAAAACTGAGCATAAGTTTTAAGGGCATTTTGATATGCTTGTTCCTGTATCGTCTGTAAGAGAGGTAATTTATAAAATTCTCGCTTTAGCTTGCGAGGAATGTTTTTTACCTTATCAGAAATATAAGACAAGTTATTAGCAGATGTTTTCATGAGCATAAGTCAAGAATAAAAATAAATCTACGGGCTAATAGTTTGTGTTTTTTGGACTGTAATTAGTAACCATAAGCTGTTTAAGTAATTACAATACTATATTTTATATTTGAAAGATTTGCTTGATTTAGCTAATGCTTTACCAATTAATCTTGAAATAGTATTATTACCGTCCAGCTTTTTATCTCGATTGTTACATATTTTGTTTTGTAACAACTGCGACATCTCAAATATACAAATATTTCCCCTAATTTGTGAACCCTTTTACAAAAGCTTTGCCAACATCTTCATCAAGCCTATAAATTTGATTTTGATTTGATTGCTTGTATTTATGGTCAAGTAAATGTCTAAATCAGAAAATACAGGTACATTGTCTTGACGAATCTATTATTGATCGATTAAAACCTGGAAAAGAAGATGTTCTCGACTTTCACAATCAGTCTATTCTCCGAAGTGACAACTTGCTTGCCAAACAAGATAATCGATCTTTAAAACTGGATTTACATTGCTATTCAATTATTTAGAGTATCAAAATAACTAGTCGAATCAAGCAGCACTACAATACCACACCTTCTGAGATTTGGCGGTTATTTAAACTGCTTTTTTAGGTTTAACAAAGTTTAACAATCAATCTATGAAATTTATATCTTTGTCTCAATGCGCCTTCTTCTCCGCCAGCTTTCTTAGTTTGACTACTATTTTTTCACTGTTACCTGTTTTTGCTGATACAGCCATTAGTCGTGATAGTTTGAATTCAATTGAGATTCCTGTTACTCTGCCTAGAAATGATACTTCAGGTATTTGCTCTAATCAAATTGAGCCAGTAATCAACCAAATTATTGAACGTCCAGACATTGATAAGGGCAAATGGGCTATTTTAGTTCAATCTTTAGGAGGAACAAATATATATAGTCATAATCCCGATTCTTATATGGTTCCTGCTTCAAATATTAAGCTACTGGTTACTGCTGCTGCTTTACAGAAATTTAGTCTTAACGAGCAAATTGAATCTACGTCCATTCGGGATTGGATTACTGTTACTAACCAGAAAAGTAATAATGCTTATGCAAATGTGCTACTGGCTCACGTAGGTGGCTTCTCTTCGGTTGAGCAAGCTTTAACAAATTTAGGGATTGATGCTAATGGCTATCGTCTGCGGGACGGGTCTGGCTTATCCCATAATAATTTGGCAACCCCCAGAACTCTAGTGTCTACTTTAAGAGCCATGTCTTATGCACGAGGTAATGATGTTTTTTTGGCTTCTCTCCCTGTGGCAGGAATTAGCGGCACTTTAAAAAATCGCTTGCGCCATACTACCGCAGAAGGCACAGTAAGGGCAAAAACTGGAACTCTTAGAGGAGTAAGAGCTTTGTCTGGTTATATCGATCACCCAGAATATGGCACTCTCGTTTTTAGCATCATTACTAATCAATCAACTAGTCAACCTAGTTCTCCTGTTGTTCAAGCGATTGATGATATTGTTTTGAGCTTGAGTACTCTAACTAATTGCCAAGATTAATTTGAGCGAAAGTAGCCTTTATTAAGTTGTGTAACAATATTACCGTCAAACCGTCTTAGCATCTTGACAGAATAATTCTAAGTAGGTAAATTGACATATATACCTGGGTAATTATTAAACATAATGATATGCAAAGTAAGCAGAAAGTAACTCTATATATACCTCCAGAACTGCACAAAAAGTTAAAGATCAAGGCAGCTATAGACACAGAGTCTATGTCGGCTCTTGTAGAGAAGGCGCTCGCTTTTTATATGCAGTATCCTGACAAGATAGAGGAGATAGAAGCTTCAAGCCAGGGAAAAACCCACCAGGTTCATTTTTGTCCAGAATGCGAAGAGCCAATGGTAATGCGAAATGGAAAAGTGATGTCTTTAAATAATCAAGAAGCGGTAGTAAATGATGAAATCGCTCTTAAGGTAACTGGTAAAGCAAAAAGTGCTGACGAATCTAATGAAGAGCTAGTCTCCTGTTTGTAGAGAAGACTAGTTGGTAGCAGTAGGGAAAGGCTATTAAGGAATAAATTTCAGCAGGGTCGAATTATGAAAGAAGAGCTAAATATTCTCGTACAGGCTCAATATCCGTTAATCTACCTCATCACGCCCGAAGAAGAGCGTGCGGAGCAAGCGGTTTCTAAGATCGCAAAGGACAATGCTGAATACAGAAAGGTGTTTGTTTGGACTGTAACTCGCGGAATGGTTGAATATGGTCAGTCGCGTCAGGCAACGCAGCACAATACAGTTTCTCCCGAAGCAGCCATTGAATGGACAATCAGACAAAAAGAGGCAGGGGTTTATATATTTAAAGATTTGCATCCATTTATAGATGGACCAGTTATTACTAGATGGCTAAGAGACGCGATCGCCGATTTTAAAGATTCAGATAAAGTTATTATCTTAATGTCTCCCGTACAGACACTGCCAATAGAATTGGAGAAAGAGGCTGTAGTATTAGACTATCCTTTGCCTAACTTAGCAGAACTTAATCAGGTACTTTCTGCTAGATTGTCTAAAGGCAAGAAAAGCAATATAGATACTGAAACCAGAGAAAAGTTACTCAAAGCTGCCTTGGGTTTGACCAAAGATGAAGCTGAAAAAGTGTACCGTAAGGCACAGGTGAAGGCTGGTCGTTTAACAGAAAGTGAAGTTGACATTGTTCTTTCTGAGAAGAAGCAGTTAATTCGTCGTAACGGAATTTTAGAATATATTGAAGAAGACGAAACTATAAATTCTGTTGGTGGCTTAGAAGAGCTTAAAGGTTGGCTGAGACAACGTTCTAATGCCTTTACAGAAAGAGCTAGAGAATATGGTCTTCCTCAACCCAAAGGAATGCTAATTCTTGGTATTCCTGGCTGTGGTAAATCTTTAATTGCCAAAACTACGTCCCGTCTTTGGGGTCTACCCTTACTACGTTTAGACATGGGTAGAGTTTATGATGGTTCAACGGTTGGTCGCTCTGAAGCTAACCTCCGTAACGCACTTAAGACCGCAGAATCTATTTCTCCTGTAATTTTATTTATTGACGAACTAGATAAAGCTTTTTCAGGCGGTGGAGGTTCAGGCGATTCCGATGGCGGTACTTCTGGGCGCATATTTGGCTCTTTTCTAACCTGGATGCAGGAGAAGAAATCTCCTGTATTTGTTATGGCTACGGCAAATAGGGTAGAAAGATTGCCTGGAGAGTTTTTAAGAAAAGGAAGATTTGACGAAATATTTTTTGTAGATTTACCTAATTCCGCTGAAAGACAAGATATTTTTCAAATTCATCTTGGAAAAAGACGTTCAGATATCACTCGCTTCGATATTGAACAGTTAACCAAGGTATCAGATGGTTTTTCGGGTGCAGAGATTGAGCAAGGGATCATCGCCGCGATGTACGATGCTTTTGCTCAAGACAGGGAGTTTACGCAGTTAGATATTATCGCTGCCATAAAAGCTACCTTACCTCTGTCTCGAACAATGACTGAGCAGGTAACAGCCCTAAGAGATTGGGCTGGGCAAAGAGCCAGACCTGCATCAGCCTCCGTTGCTGAATATCAGCGACTGGAGTTCTAACAGGCTTTCTTCTATGGGTTATTCAAATCCATAGAAGCAGAGGCTAGCAATTGCTAGCAGTTTATAATAATCCGTCAGTGACGGTTATCGATTTTAAAGTTGTTGTTTACTTCTTTTCTACTGGAGAAAATCTTATGTCTCACTTTAGCACTTTACGCACTAAAATCAGCGATGCTGAAATTCTAGTTAGTTCTCTTCGTGATTTAGGTGTTAGTGTTCAAACTAACGCTGACGTTCGCGGTTACAACGGTCAAAGACTACGTGCCGATATCGTTGCTACCCTAGATGGTGAATATGATTTAGGTTGGTCTGAGAATAGTGATGGTACTTTTGATTTGATTGCTGACCTTTGGGGTGTTGCTAAAAAGCACAACCAAACCGAGCTAATCAACTCAATTAACCAAAAGTATGCTGTCAACAAGACTTTGGCTGAAGTAAAACAGCGTGGTTTACAGAATGCAAACGTTAAGTTAGTTCTTCAATAATAATAAGAATTTAATTTAAAGCGCGTTCCCAAGCATTGAGGGTTGACAACACTGTTCAACCCTTTTTTTTGTGCTTAGTTAGATGATTCCGTATTTAAAAAAAGCTGATGAATAATGCTAGATACCACAGTTAAAACAATTGAACCAAATACAGCAGGAAAAAACCCAGCTATGGTCAAGCCTGGAGTTAAATAACTGACTAACCCTAAAGCGATCGCATTTACTACCAGAAGGAACAATCCCAGAGTCAAAATTGTTAGAGGTAGGGTTAGCAAAACCAGTATCGGTTTGACAATGGCATTCACTAATCCTAGTATCGCTGCTCCAAATATCGCCGAGGAAAAGCTTACTACAGCAAAGCCAGGGACAACAAACGCGGTAATAATCAGTGAAACGGCTGTCGCTAGCCACGTTAGCAGAAATTGCAACATTTGTTTAATTGTCTAAAATAGTAAAGGTATTAAATCACCTCAATATTAATAAATTCTGGTTATCTATTTCCACCAGTAATAGTTCGGTATTTCAGGGCAACTTTGGTGCGAAAACTCACATTGACATCCCCAGCGTGTTGTTCTAGTTGCAAGAAAGGCGTTGGTTTTGCTTTTCAAAAATAACTAAGTACTTAGTATTTTTAAGATTTTACTTTTAATTAAAATTAATTTGACAACTACGGTAATTAGCGATCGCCTTTACTATTATCGAGCTTGTTATTCTTTAAATAACTCTGAAGCGAATTTTTTAGCAAATTTAAACAGACTCAATGTTTTCGATTGTCGATAAAATGTCTGTAAAACTAATGCTACACAGCTTTTTAAGACAAAAGGGAAAAGACATAATAGCAAAGCTCAACACGACTCGCTACACTAAAACAGATGATTGAAAATCCTGATCGTAATTAAAATTGATGACATCATTTCGTCACAAATTATTAGCTTAATCTATACAAACTAAAGTACTGATGGAATTTTTATCTGATACGGTAGTGTTGTCTCGTTTACAATTTGCTCTCACCGCAATTTTTCATATGTTGTGGCCAGTTTTGACTACAGGTATGGCAATCTACTTAATTGTAGTCGAGGGACTATGGCTAAAAACCCGCAACGAAAACTACTATTATCACGCCCGTTTTTGGTCAAAGCTTTACGTCCTCAATTTTGGCATTGGCGTAGCATCAGGATTGCCAATGGAGTTTGAATTTGGTACTAACTGGGCTCCTTTTTCCCAAGCTGTAGGCGATTTTTTTGGCAGTGTTTTGGGTTTTGAGGCTTCTATGGCATTTGCCTTAGAAGCTGGCTTTTTAGGCATTATGCTGTTTGGCTGGGAACGAGTTCCTCCAGTCATGCACTATTTTGCCACCATTATGGTTGCTATTGGCGCGAATTTATCTATTTTCTGGATTTTGAGCGCGAATTCTTGGCTACAAACCCCAGCAGGGGGAGAGTTTATCGATGGCAATTTTGTAGTCAGCGATTACTTTCAGGCAATTTTTAACCCTTTTATGCTCAATAGTGTTCTCCATATGTTTTTTGCAACGATGGAAACTTCTTTGTTTGTAATTGGGGGCATAAGTGCTTGGTATATTTTAAATCAGCGCAATTCGGAATTTTTTACCCTGTCTTTTAAAATTGTTTTGGCGATCGCCATTGCCGTTACCCCACTGCAACTCTACATTGGACATCTAAGTGGCGAACAAGTTTATCATTATCAGCCTACAAAGCTGGCTGCAATGGAGGCACAGTGGGAAACTATTCCTGCGGGCGAGTCTCCTTCTTGGAGTGCGATCGCCTTACCTAATGATAAGTCAGAACAAAACGACTGGGAAATCTCCATCCCTGGGTTATTGAGCTACATCCTCGAAATTAAACCTCAGCTATCTGAACCTGTTATCGGTTTAAAGGAATATGCCCCAGAAGATCGACCCCACCAAATTGGGTTGATTTATTATGCTTTTCGAGTCATGATTGCGATCGGCTTTCTTTTAGCTGGTTTAATGGCACTGACGGTTTTACAGTGGTTGCGAGGTAAACTGTCCGCCAAGAATATTACCCAACAAAGTTGGTTGCTTAGAAGCTGGGTATTGGCTGCACCTTTGGGCTACATTGCGGTAGAATCGGGCTGGATTGTACGTTGTGTAGGTAGACAACCCTGGACGGTTTATGGAGAGATTCGCACTGTGGATGCAGCTTCTCAAATACCTGCTAGTAATGTTTTAACTTCTTTGATTGCTTTTGCGATCGTCTACAGCATTTTATTTGTTTTTGCTCTTTACTCCGCTAGTCGTATCATTCGTACTGGTCCTAATTTAGACTTATCCATACCAGGAGAGCAAACAACTGGGCAATTAGACACTACCCCTGCCGAATCTATCCCTGATAGTCGTCCCGCAGAAGCACAACAATAAAGGAGCAAAGCTCCTAGCTGTAAGCTATAAGCCAATCAGACAATATTAGACCTCGCCTGATTGCATTATAAGTACATGGACAGAAAGAAGTACAGTTAATTATTACTGACTTTTGACCTCTGACCTCTGACCTCTGACCTCTGACTTTAAGTATCGACGTTGAATTTAATTTTGTCCAACTACTTATATACTCCCCAGGTAGGATTTGAACCTACGACCAATCGATTAACAGTCGACCGCTCTGCCACTGAGCTACTGAGGATTGCTTTAGTAACCATTAGCAATGATAACGAATACTCTTACAATTAGCAAGTTTTCCCAGCAAACTGATTTTGAGTCTACCGATTTGCTTAAGATTGGGTATATCCTAGAAACAAAGTGAGCTTTAGCTACTAGATATTCTCCTCATGCAAGTTAACCGCTACCAAACTGTTTCTCTTTCTCTAATTTCAACAGATTTACCAATCTGGAATGTAATTGAAGCAACTGCATCGTTATATCAAAAAGATCGAGAAAGATTTCATTTATTATTAAACCAGCAAAAACTGCCTCATTCCACTTCGCCTTTTGTTAATCATCAAAGTGAATCTGATCGAGGATTGTTTTGGCTAGAAATATCTCCTTATCGAGTAGTGATGACAATGCAGAGTAGAGGAAAGTTGAGCTATCGACACTTTTGGGAAAGAGGAGTGTATGGCGTGAGTCGATACTGTTTGAATACCGATCTTGAGCAACCAAGTCAATCCTTACGTTTTCGTAATTTTACACGTTACTTGAAAGTAAATAACGATCCTTTTCCTAAAAATTTACGCATTGAATACGAAATATGGTCGGTAAAAGTTCAGTTAGGTTCTTATATTCTGCATCTAGATATTCAGGCTTAGTTTTTTTAGCCATCTCCGCTAGATAAAATTCGCTCTTTACTACAATTAAACTTCACGGTCAAAGCCAAACTTATCTCGAATTTGAGAATTAAAGTATTGACCAACAGAGCTAGTTTCTTTTAGCTCCTTATAAACTGACTCAGGAACATCAGAATACTTATAAACGCTTCCGTTACCAAAGGTAATGCGGAGACTTTGCTTATCTGTATCATAATCAAAGTCTTTGACTACCGTACTTTGATTCTTCAGCAGCGGAAAGGCAATCACATCGCGAATACTGGGAGAGTCGGTAAGCAGCATAACTAAGCGATCTATACCAATGCCTAAACCAGCAGTAGGAGGCATTCCATATTCTAGTGCTGCTAAAAAGTCCTCATCGATATCATTTGCTTCTAAATCCCCTGCTGCTTTCTTGGCTGCTTGAGCCTCTAGTCTCGCTCTTTGATCTAAAGGATCGGTCAACTCCGAGAAGCTATTAGCGGTTTCTCTGCCCACCATAAATAGTTCAAACCTTTCTACCAGCCCAGGCTTATCGCGGTGAGGTTTGGCTAGAGGAGATATTTCTACAGGATAATCGATGACAAAAGTAGGCTGAATTAAAGTGGTTTCTACTTTTTGTTCAAAGGCTTCGTTGAGCAACTTGCCAATGGTTTGACAGTCTGCGGGTACTTCAATTCCTGCGTCTTTGGCTGCGGTTTTAGCTGAGTCAAAATCGGGAAACTGAGCAAAATCTACTCCAGTAGCATCTTCAACAACTTCGTGCATAGTTACTCTGCGCCAAGGAGGAGTTAAATCTATGTCTTGACCTTGATAAGTAACTTTAGTTGTGCCGAGAACTTCTTGCGCTACATCACTAATCATGTTTTCTGTTAACGCCATCATGTCATAATAGTCGGCGTAAGCCTGATAGACCTCAATAGAAGTAAATTCAGGATTATGACGGGTAGACACACCCTCATTGCGAAAGATTCTGCCCATTTCAAACACGCGCTCAAATCCACCTACAATTAGCCTTTTGAGGTGTAATTCTGTAGCGATGCGGAGATATAAATCCATCTCCAAAGTATTGTGATAGGTGATAAAAGGACGAGCTTCTGCACCACCTGCTTCGCTTTGTAAAACTGGGGTTTCAATTTCTAAAAAGTCTCTGGTTTCCAAATAACGACGAATTGCAGCGGTAATCTTGGCTCGAATGCGGAACGTTTGTCTTACCTGGGGGTTAACAATCAGATCTACATAACGCTGACGATAACGCTTCTCTGTATCCGTTAAGCCATGCCATTTATCGGGAAGGGGTAACAAAGATTTAGTCAGAATTTGAAACTCGCTGACATAAACTGAAAGTTCGCCTTTTTCAGTTCTTTTGATTGTACCTTTGACTCCTAAAATATCTCCCGTATCAGACAGCTTTTTTAGATGATTAAATGCCCCCACCAAGTCTTCTGACATGGTGTTGTTGATTCTTTTCTTGTCGAGATAAAGCTGAATTTTGCCTGTTTCGTCTTGCAGTTCAAAAAATGCTAGCTTACCAAAGACACGACGAGCCATAATTCTACCAGCGATCGCAACTCGATCTTCTATTTCCTCTCCACTGGCAAGATCCACATACTTTGACTGTAACTGGGCAGCATGATGACTTGATTCCCATTTATAAGCATAGGGATTTAGTCCTAACTCCTTTATCTGATCTACCTTCTCAATTCTGGTAGCACGAATTTCTTCTAAGTTAGAGGCACTCTGAGGCTTATTGCGGGAATTGTCTTCACTGTTCATCTTTAATACACTGCTTGTTTAATAATCGGTATAGCCATCTAGCTGCCTACCCTGTTGTCTTGCCAATAATTAACTTACCAAACTTTCGCTTCACCTGATACTTATTAAGTGACGTTACGTATTTAATCTGATTGCTGTGACGGAGTGACAGGGTGACGGAGTGACGAGGAGCGTAGTCTAGTTGAACCGTCCCCAAGTCCCCAAGTCCCTAAGTCCCTAAGTCCTTACAAATCGATGAGTGCGTAACATCAGTTATTAAGTGAACCGACACTAACGTTATTTATACTGCTCTTTCGGCTAATTCCAGCCAACGTTCGGTATTAGTATCAATTTCTTCGTTTAAGGTTGCCAATTTCTCTGATAGTTCTTGCACCAAATTAGAATTACTACAGTTAAGAGCTAGATCTTTTTCTAGTTTTTCCTTGTCTGTTTCCATCTGAACAATTTTAGCCTCTAGCTTTTCGTATTCTCTTTTTTCATAATTAGATAGAGATTTGGTTTTTTTATCGCTGGATGTCTTGCTGCTGGTATCTTGAGTTTTATTTACCTGGGGTTTTTCCTGATTTTTTGCTTGTTTTGCTTGTTTTTCTGCTTTCTTTTTATGCTCTAAATAGACAGAATAATTACCAGGATAGTTACGCACTTCTCCCCCAGCCTCGATCGCAAAAATAAATTCTACGGTACGATCTAAAAAGTAGCGATCGTGAGAAACTATAATTACACAACCATTAAAGTTTTCTAAATAGTCTTCTAAGATAGCTAAAGTCTGCACGTCTAGATCGTTAGTTGGTTCATCTAGAATTAAGACGTTGGGAGCTTCCATTAATACCTGTAATAAAAACAGACGACGCTTTTCACCCCCAGAAAGCTTATGTATGGGCGCGTACTGTTGAGCAGGGGGAAAGAGAAACTTCTCTAGCATCATAGACGCGCTGATTTGATCCCCGTTAGCAGTAGTAACGACCTCGGCTACGTCTTTGATATATTCAATGACTCTTTGTTCTTGATTGAGGGCATCCAAGATATTATCTGAATGCTGATCGAAATAGCCAATGTGAATTGTTTTACCAATCTCTATTTTTCCCCGATCTGGCTCAATACGTCCTGTAATAATATTTATTAGGGTAGTCTTGCCTGTACCATTACCGCCGATGATGCCAATGCGATCGCGCGGGGTAAATTCGTAGCTAAAATCTTTAATTAGGGTGCGCCCGTTGTAACCTTTGGTAATATTTTCTAGCTCAATAACTTTTTTGCCGATACGTCTACCAGGAGTATCAATGTCCACTTTGCCTTGAGCTTGTTTAAACTCTTTGTCCTGCATATCGCCAACGCGATCAATGCGAGCTTTTTGCTTAGTGCTGCGAGCTTTTGGACCTTTTTTAAGCCATTCTAGTTCGCGTCTTAATACCCCTTGATGTTTGCGATCGCTGCTGGCAGCAGATTCTTCTTGCAAAGCTTTCTTTTCTAGGTAATAAGAATAATTACCCGCATAGGTAAATAAATCAGCACGGTCGATTTCTAGGATACGAGTAGTAACATTATCCAAGAAATAGCGATCGTGAGTAATTAATAAAATAGCACCACCAAAACGACTCAAGTATTCTTGCAACCACTCTACTGACTCTGCATCAAGATGGTTTGTCGGCTCGTCCATCATCAATAGATCTGGTTCATTAAGCAATGCCGTAGCTAAGGCAATGCGCTTACGATATCCTCCAGAAAGATCTCCTACCCTAGCATCAAAATCTTCAATGCCTAATTTGCTGAGAATAATTTTGGCTTTAGTTTCTAGTTCCCAAGCTCCAAGGGACTCCATTTTCTCGTTGACCGTAGCCAAACGAGCCATTAGCGCATCTAGGTCATTTCCCTTGGCTTGAGCAATCTTGTGGGACAAATCTTCGTATTCCCGTACCAAGCTCATTTGTTCACTGCTATCAGCAAAAATCTGGTCGATCACGCTCAGGTTTTCGTCTACTTCTGGCTGTTGGGGTAAATAAATAATTCTGGCACCGCTTTTCACTAAACGTTGACCACCATCGGTAGGCTCAAATCCTGCAATC
This DNA window, taken from Pleurocapsa sp. FMAR1, encodes the following:
- the dacB gene encoding D-alanyl-D-alanine carboxypeptidase/D-alanyl-D-alanine endopeptidase, translating into MKFISLSQCAFFSASFLSLTTIFSLLPVFADTAISRDSLNSIEIPVTLPRNDTSGICSNQIEPVINQIIERPDIDKGKWAILVQSLGGTNIYSHNPDSYMVPASNIKLLVTAAALQKFSLNEQIESTSIRDWITVTNQKSNNAYANVLLAHVGGFSSVEQALTNLGIDANGYRLRDGSGLSHNNLATPRTLVSTLRAMSYARGNDVFLASLPVAGISGTLKNRLRHTTAEGTVRAKTGTLRGVRALSGYIDHPEYGTLVFSIITNQSTSQPSSPVVQAIDDIVLSLSTLTNCQD
- a CDS encoding phage holin family protein, with the translated sequence MLQFLLTWLATAVSLIITAFVVPGFAVVSFSSAIFGAAILGLVNAIVKPILVLLTLPLTILTLGLFLLVVNAIALGLVSYLTPGLTIAGFFPAVFGSIVLTVVSSIIHQLFLNTESSN
- a CDS encoding stress-responsive protein Ycf46, whose amino-acid sequence is MKEELNILVQAQYPLIYLITPEEERAEQAVSKIAKDNAEYRKVFVWTVTRGMVEYGQSRQATQHNTVSPEAAIEWTIRQKEAGVYIFKDLHPFIDGPVITRWLRDAIADFKDSDKVIILMSPVQTLPIELEKEAVVLDYPLPNLAELNQVLSARLSKGKKSNIDTETREKLLKAALGLTKDEAEKVYRKAQVKAGRLTESEVDIVLSEKKQLIRRNGILEYIEEDETINSVGGLEELKGWLRQRSNAFTERAREYGLPQPKGMLILGIPGCGKSLIAKTTSRLWGLPLLRLDMGRVYDGSTVGRSEANLRNALKTAESISPVILFIDELDKAFSGGGGSGDSDGGTSGRIFGSFLTWMQEKKSPVFVMATANRVERLPGEFLRKGRFDEIFFVDLPNSAERQDIFQIHLGKRRSDITRFDIEQLTKVSDGFSGAEIEQGIIAAMYDAFAQDREFTQLDIIAAIKATLPLSRTMTEQVTALRDWAGQRARPASASVAEYQRLEF
- a CDS encoding DUF1257 domain-containing protein gives rise to the protein MSHFSTLRTKISDAEILVSSLRDLGVSVQTNADVRGYNGQRLRADIVATLDGEYDLGWSENSDGTFDLIADLWGVAKKHNQTELINSINQKYAVNKTLAEVKQRGLQNANVKLVLQ
- a CDS encoding cytochrome ubiquinol oxidase subunit I; translated protein: MEFLSDTVVLSRLQFALTAIFHMLWPVLTTGMAIYLIVVEGLWLKTRNENYYYHARFWSKLYVLNFGIGVASGLPMEFEFGTNWAPFSQAVGDFFGSVLGFEASMAFALEAGFLGIMLFGWERVPPVMHYFATIMVAIGANLSIFWILSANSWLQTPAGGEFIDGNFVVSDYFQAIFNPFMLNSVLHMFFATMETSLFVIGGISAWYILNQRNSEFFTLSFKIVLAIAIAVTPLQLYIGHLSGEQVYHYQPTKLAAMEAQWETIPAGESPSWSAIALPNDKSEQNDWEISIPGLLSYILEIKPQLSEPVIGLKEYAPEDRPHQIGLIYYAFRVMIAIGFLLAGLMALTVLQWLRGKLSAKNITQQSWLLRSWVLAAPLGYIAVESGWIVRCVGRQPWTVYGEIRTVDAASQIPASNVLTSLIAFAIVYSILFVFALYSASRIIRTGPNLDLSIPGEQTTGQLDTTPAESIPDSRPAEAQQ
- a CDS encoding ABC-F family ATP-binding cassette domain-containing protein, translating into MSILTLQNIKKDFGIKEILRDASFSIEPNDKVGLIGVNGSGKSTLLKMIAGFEPTDGGQRLVKSGARIIYLPQQPEVDENLSVIDQIFADSSEQMSLVREYEDLSHKIAQAKGNDLDALMARLATVNEKMESLGAWELETKAKIILSKLGIEDFDARVGDLSGGYRKRIALATALLNEPDLLMMDEPTNHLDAESVEWLQEYLSRFGGAILLITHDRYFLDNVTTRILEIDRADLFTYAGNYSYYLEKKALQEESAASSDRKHQGVLRRELEWLKKGPKARSTKQKARIDRVGDMQDKEFKQAQGKVDIDTPGRRIGKKVIELENITKGYNGRTLIKDFSYEFTPRDRIGIIGGNGTGKTTLINIITGRIEPDRGKIEIGKTIHIGYFDQHSDNILDALNQEQRVIEYIKDVAEVVTTANGDQISASMMLEKFLFPPAQQYAPIHKLSGGEKRRLFLLQVLMEAPNVLILDEPTNDLDVQTLAILEDYLENFNGCVIIVSHDRYFLDRTVEFIFAIEAGGEVRNYPGNYSVYLEHKKKAEKQAKQAKNQEKPQVNKTQDTSSKTSSDKKTKSLSNYEKREYEKLEAKIVQMETDKEKLEKDLALNCSNSNLVQELSEKLATLNEEIDTNTERWLELAERAV
- the lysS gene encoding lysine--tRNA ligase codes for the protein MNSEDNSRNKPQSASNLEEIRATRIEKVDQIKELGLNPYAYKWESSHHAAQLQSKYVDLASGEEIEDRVAIAGRIMARRVFGKLAFFELQDETGKIQLYLDKKRINNTMSEDLVGAFNHLKKLSDTGDILGVKGTIKRTEKGELSVYVSEFQILTKSLLPLPDKWHGLTDTEKRYRQRYVDLIVNPQVRQTFRIRAKITAAIRRYLETRDFLEIETPVLQSEAGGAEARPFITYHNTLEMDLYLRIATELHLKRLIVGGFERVFEMGRIFRNEGVSTRHNPEFTSIEVYQAYADYYDMMALTENMISDVAQEVLGTTKVTYQGQDIDLTPPWRRVTMHEVVEDATGVDFAQFPDFDSAKTAAKDAGIEVPADCQTIGKLLNEAFEQKVETTLIQPTFVIDYPVEISPLAKPHRDKPGLVERFELFMVGRETANSFSELTDPLDQRARLEAQAAKKAAGDLEANDIDEDFLAALEYGMPPTAGLGIGIDRLVMLLTDSPSIRDVIAFPLLKNQSTVVKDFDYDTDKQSLRITFGNGSVYKYSDVPESVYKELKETSSVGQYFNSQIRDKFGFDREV